One region of Streptomyces sp. NBC_00442 genomic DNA includes:
- a CDS encoding NUDIX hydrolase — protein MTLHDDAVLVLKAYEDQPELRQAYLDHLSLHPDGMWKACEAGHLTASALVIDPTHGRVLLTLHKKLGMWLQMGGHCEPGDATVAAAALREAEEESGVAGLSLLPGGPVRLDRHPIPAPCHWHLDVQYAALAPPGAVEAISDESLDLRWFGYDEVAAVADTSVVRLVEATRARL, from the coding sequence GTGACCCTGCACGATGACGCGGTCCTCGTCCTGAAGGCGTACGAGGACCAGCCGGAGCTGCGCCAGGCCTACCTGGACCATCTCTCGCTGCACCCCGACGGGATGTGGAAGGCCTGTGAGGCGGGGCATCTGACGGCGAGCGCGCTCGTCATCGACCCCACGCACGGCCGTGTCCTGCTCACGCTGCACAAGAAGCTCGGCATGTGGCTCCAGATGGGCGGCCACTGCGAGCCGGGCGACGCCACGGTGGCGGCCGCCGCGCTGCGCGAGGCCGAGGAGGAGTCCGGGGTGGCCGGTCTCAGCCTGCTGCCCGGCGGTCCTGTGCGGCTCGACCGGCATCCGATCCCGGCGCCCTGCCACTGGCACCTGGACGTCCAGTACGCGGCGCTGGCCCCGCCCGGCGCCGTGGAGGCGATCAGCGACGAGTCGCTGGACCTGCGCTGGTTCGGCTACGACGAGGTGGCCGCGGTCGCCGACACGTCGGTGGTCCGGCTGGTCGAAGCGACGCGCGCGCGGTTGTAG